In Williamsoniiplasma luminosum, the genomic stretch GCTGAAGAGGTAACGAAGGCAATTTTATTGATTGGTCCACCCATATCAAATCCAGCCATCGCTCCAAGTACGATTCCAAGTCCTAATCCAAGTCCTAATCCAATAGTTCCTGATTGATACGCTTCTTTAATGGCGTTTGAGAATTTTTCCATTACAAATCCAATTGGTCCACCAATTACATAAATAAAGATTAATGAGATTCCAATTCCGGCAGTTAGTGGAATGAAGAAAATTGGCATTGCTGGACGAATTGATTTTGGTACATTTCAAGTGTTAACTCATCTTACAAAGTAACCAACTAGTAGTCCAGCAATAATTGCTCCAATAAATCCAGTTGGAGTTTGAACAGCATCCATTCCTGGTAATGGCATGAATTTACCTGCATCGTTTCCAATAAAGGCACCAACCATCGCTGGGGCAATTGCAGCACGACCAGCAATTGAATTAGCAATAAATCCGGCAAGAATTGGAATCATTAATGCAAAAGCAACTCCTCCAATTTTATCTAAAACAGCTAATGGTCCTCAAGGGTAAAAAATATTTGGGTCTTGAATTAGTTTTCCATCAGGACCAGGGATCATTGGTCCAGCAGTTCCAGCACTTGGTCCTCAAATTGCTTTTGCAAGCCCGATTGAGAATGCTAAACAGATTCCTCCTAAAACAATAATTGGAATCATGTATGAAATTCCGGCAAGAATATGTTGTAAAACACCAACTTTAGCTTTCACTTTGGCCATACTATTTTTGTTATCAAATGAACCTTTATTTGCTTCAATCACATAACCTTTGGCAATGGCGTTGTTCACGACAGCTTGCGGGTTTTTAATTGCATCAGAAACTTTTGTTTGGTAAAACTTTTTACCAACAAAACGTTCTTTATCAATATCTACATCAGTGGCAAAAATTACAAGATCAGCCGCATCAATTTCTTTTTGCGTTAATTGTGTCCCGATTCCTTTTGAACCTTGGGTTTCAATACGAATGTTGTATCCCATTTTAGGAACTTCTGATAACATTCTTTCTTCTGCCATGTAAGTGTGGGCAATCCCCACAACACATGCAGTAATTCCAACAATGTTTAAACTTTCAGTTTTTGGTGGTGCAACATCATGTTTCACTTCTTCTTTTTTAATTTCGAAAGCTTTTAAAATTTGGGTTGGAGTTTTGGCTGATTTCATCAGTTTTTTAAACTCTTCATTCATCAGTTTTAAAGCCACATCACTTAAAATTGCTAAATGTTCATCACCAGATGGTCCATCTGGAATTAACAAGGCAATTGCAATTTTGGTTGGTTTGTCATCCATTGATTTTCAATCAATTGCTTTTTTGAATCTTAAAACAAGAATCGCTGCTTTTTTGATTTGAGCAATACGAGCATGAGGGATAGCAAAACCATCTTCAAACCCTGTCGATCCTTCTTGTTCACGTTTTTCAAAACCTTCGATTAAAAACTTTTTATCTTTTACAAGAATCAATTTCAAAGCAGCAGCTTGATCAGCAAGAAATTTAAATGCTTCAGTCTGGTTTTTAACATCAATATCAAGAAAGACAAAATTTTTATTCAATATATTTGAATTCATTTTTTTTCCTATCTATTTTTCAAAGTTTATTTGTATAATTCTCACTCTCTAACAAAAATATTTCCACTATAAGTTTCACAAAAAAAAAAAAAAAATCAATTGTATTCCCAAATAAGAAGTTATTTGTCTAGAAAACTCGAGTGAAGCACAAAATATAAAAAATAAAATTACAAATTTTTACAAAAGTTTGTGGTTTTGATTGATTAAAAATGATAAATAATCACAGCTCAAGATTTTTATTTTTAAGATCAAAAAAACCAAATAAATGTTCTTTATTTGGTGATTGTATTTTTAAAAATAAGAGATGTTATTTTGAAGTTGTGTTGATTAAAACTGTCAGTTTTTTCATGTATTTGATCAATTCTTTTTTAGTCATTTTACGTAAATTAACATGGAAAAGTTTATTGTTTTTATCAATGGCTGCACGCATTTGGTTAGCATGTTTTTGTAATTTTGAACGTCGTTCTTTGATTCTTTTTGAACCATCTCGTTTTTGTCTTGATTTTCGATTGCGTTCTTTTTTCAAAGCAGCATCTTTTTGTTGTTGTTCTAATAATTTTTCTGCTTCTTCATATTCTTTTAAAATGTCTGCATATTTAATTTGAAGCTGTTCAGCATATGCCAACGAAACTTCTTTTGAAGGTTTTACCTTTTTCATTTTTTTAGCAGATTTTTCAATTTCAACATTTGCTTCAACTTGTTGAATCTCTAATTGATTTGATGGATTTTCTTGATTTGAATTATTAATTTTTGAAGTCATGTTGACTGGAGTATTGATGATAACTTGAATTTTATTTTGTTCTTGTTTTGCAAATAAAGAGAAAATTATTGAAAGAAGTGCAAAGCCCATCGCAACTGTTGAAACGATAAGAATGAAATAGTTAGCAACCATATTGAACACAAGACTTGTCGGGGTGATAAGTGTTGTTCCGTTGTATCAAAAGAGTTCAACTACGTGTCAAGGTTTTCCATTGATTGCATCTATTCAATAAAAATTAAACCCTGAATTTAGCGATCAACTTCCTTCTTGAAAGGGCGAAAATACTTCTTTGATTCCTCAATTTGCATCAGCAATTTTTATCGATGTTTGAATATTGATAAGCTTAATCCCAATACCAAACATCAGCATCGCTAGACTAATACTAAAAAATGTTCAAAAAAGTATTTTCGTTGCTTTTTGCATCTGTTTTTTCTCCCTTAGATAATAGAAATATTTGGTTCTATTTGTATAATCTTATTTTACCAAATAAAAAAACAATAAAAGTGTATTTATACCCCATTTTTGATTAAAAAAATACATTTTTATAGTCAATTAAGAGGACTTTTTTTATTTTTAGTAAAACCAACCTTTTTTTGTTTTGTTTTTATATGGCTTTTTTTGAAAGGGAGCAATTATCTTTCTGGATTAAAAAATATAATTAGTCTTTTATTTTTGGATATAAAAAAGAACATCTTTTAAGCAAATTTTTTAAAGAATGAATCTTTAAAAAATTTGATTTGAAATGTTCTATATTAAATTTATTAGATAATATTTGCAACTTGTCTCATGTATTTGATTAACTCTTTTTTAGTCATATCACGTAAATTTACACTGAACAGTTTGTGTTTTTCATCAATTAATGAACGCATTTTATTAGCATGTTTTTGTAATTCGCTTCGTGGTTCTGCAATTGCATCAGATCCATCTAATTTGGCTCTTTCTTGAGTTGACATTTGTTGTTTTTTAGCAACTGAATCAGCAAGTAATTTGATGATTTTTTGTCTTTCTTCTTCTTGAGCAGCATTTTTTAAAGCATC encodes the following:
- a CDS encoding PTS fructose transporter subunit IIABC, with the translated sequence MNSNILNKNFVFLDIDVKNQTEAFKFLADQAAALKLILVKDKKFLIEGFEKREQEGSTGFEDGFAIPHARIAQIKKAAILVLRFKKAIDWKSMDDKPTKIAIALLIPDGPSGDEHLAILSDVALKLMNEEFKKLMKSAKTPTQILKAFEIKKEEVKHDVAPPKTESLNIVGITACVVGIAHTYMAEERMLSEVPKMGYNIRIETQGSKGIGTQLTQKEIDAADLVIFATDVDIDKERFVGKKFYQTKVSDAIKNPQAVVNNAIAKGYVIEANKGSFDNKNSMAKVKAKVGVLQHILAGISYMIPIIVLGGICLAFSIGLAKAIWGPSAGTAGPMIPGPDGKLIQDPNIFYPWGPLAVLDKIGGVAFALMIPILAGFIANSIAGRAAIAPAMVGAFIGNDAGKFMPLPGMDAVQTPTGFIGAIIAGLLVGYFVRWVNTWNVPKSIRPAMPIFFIPLTAGIGISLIFIYVIGGPIGFVMEKFSNAIKEAYQSGTIGLGLGLGLGIVLGAMAGFDMGGPINKIAFVTSSALITAGIQQPMGAMAAGIPVAPLAMGISTLVFPRYYNKDEKGLGIAAIIMGMIGISEGAIPFAIRDPRRAIVCNVLGSAVAGGIAGAFLITDAAAHGGPIVAILGAVPYGLDTLWYFMAVAIGVTVTVLSYGLWMKLESGAEKSVREAHNIHITVLRNDKNDKIEEIKAEINNIKHADKLAKKETGNDVKSTAKIESLKAQIVEIKENFKTVVLKNKAIMKEIETNEKTAIKNHKNDMKLEFGKINENSKAEKSTIKDIKNNKEKLDKLSDIKEQQRENKLAVRAKYHQEFVDRYNQQIVA